In Streptomyces liangshanensis, the DNA window GTTGAAGAGATGAGCCAGACTTCCACGGCCGACGTCCACGCGTCCGTGATCCTCGCCCACGGCGCCTGGGCGGACGGGTCGAGCTGGAGCAAGGTGATCACCCGCCTGCGGTCGCACGGCGTCCGCGTCCGGGCCGCCGCCCTCCCGCTCTCCTCGCCGCAGGACGACCTCGCCGCACTGGAACGGACCCTAGACCGTACCGAGGGCCCCGTCGTCCTGGTCGGCCACGCCTACGCCGGGGCCGTGATCGGGGCGACCCGGAACGAGCGGGTGGCGGGACTCGTGTACGTCGCCGCGCTCGCCCCCGACGAGGGCGAGACCGTGGCCGACGTCTACTACCGGGACCAGCCGCACCCGCGGGCGCCGGAGCTGGCCCCGGACGACGACGGCTACATATGGCTGCCCGACGCCGCGTTCCCCGACGCCTTCGCCCAGGACGCCACCGACGAGGAACGGGACCTGCTCGCCTCCGTCCAGAGGCCGATCG includes these proteins:
- a CDS encoding alpha/beta fold hydrolase, encoding MSQTSTADVHASVILAHGAWADGSSWSKVITRLRSHGVRVRAAALPLSSPQDDLAALERTLDRTEGPVVLVGHAYAGAVIGATRNERVAGLVYVAALAPDEGETVADVYYRDQPHPRAPELAPDDDGYIWLPDAAFPDAFAQDATDEERDLLASVQRPIAGACIASPVGRPLWRDRPSWYFVAERDRMIPAGTQRFMAGRMNAHVRSGPTDHAPLVTAPGAVTELILEAVRALGPDRQALVP